In Dama dama isolate Ldn47 chromosome 10, ASM3311817v1, whole genome shotgun sequence, the sequence ctctttcctCTTCTCAGACTCCCTACCCATCAGACACTAACTCCgatgccctccccccaccccgggccACCGCCCTCCACTTTCTATGAATTTAGCTGCCCTGGGGACCTCAGGCCGCTGGAATTATGCAGTGCTTGTCCTCTTGTGTCTGGCCTGTTTGACCCGGCGTGATGCCCTCAAGGCTCGTCTGTGCTGCAGTGGGTGTCAGtgctccattcctttttatgttgAACAGGACACAATGGACCACCTTTTCTCTATCCGTTCATCCACTGGTGGACACTGGGTTGTTTCACCTTTTTGGCTGCCGTGGACATACGTGTGCAAGCAGGGACTCAGGCGCTTGTACACTCGTGTTCACAGCCGCACTGGTTGAAACAcagatttctttgcttttttggcacaccacacagcatggggaatccagttccctgaccagagatcgaacctgtgccccctgcactggaagcgtggagtcttaaccactggactgccagggaaacacccagttttgtttttttttaatgtggatttggccaattgaaaaaacaaacaatagtGCAGATCTGACTGGGGGGCGGGATTCCACCCTGGTGTGCAGCCAAGCTGGTCTCAGAGCCGAGTGgccaccaccccacccctagCTCTCCTCCTCAGCTCAGAGACCCAGCCTCTCCTCACGGAATAGTTTGCAACCTCAGAGCCAGGGCCCGACGGCGTGGAATCGAGCCCCAGAGGGGAGAGCAGGTCCCGCGGCCGGCGCTGTCTGCTGGGTTTCTGTCTGCGGGGCTCCTGCCCCCAGGCCAAGGCTCCCTTCTACGGGCGGGTCCCCGaggaccctggtggtccaggggcctcTGTCCCGAGCACCCTGGCCCTGTGCCCTGAGCCGTGGCCTCTCACCCCAGAACGCTCTTCCCACCTCCTAGTGTCCCCAACTCATCCTCTGGAGCCAGGCTCAGGGACACCtccccagggaggcctggaggctGGGCCAGGCCACCCCCAGTTCCACCCACCCGAGCTTTTGTTCTGTGGCCATGTGGCCTGCGGGGTCTTCGATCCCtgagcaggaattgaacctgtgctccccacactggcaggcgaagtcttaaccactggaccaccagggaagtctcacccGAGCCTCTGAGTTGGCTCTTCCTGCTGCTGGAATGGGCTCTGACCTCGGCCCTGTCCTGCCAGCCTCAGCTCAAGGCTGCACTGTCCTGAGCTCCTGACTTAAGATTatgaccccccaccccgccccctgcctcccattccccctcccaccctctgccatccccaccccctcaccagaGCGCCTCCTGGCTTTGGTTTTCCCCATAGACTCGAGCAGCTACTAGATTAAACGATTTATTCGCTCATgttgtttcttctctctcccccGGCATCTCTGCCACAGGGGCAGGATAGCTTCAGGATGGTTCACGGCTGTAtcgcagtaggtgctcagtagacTTCGCTGGATGATGAAGGGATACCCCTGATCATTATCAATCAGATCAAGGGATGTCTGCCCTGCCCGGCCGGTGCCCACAGCTGAGAtgctggggtaggggtggggcgcGAGTCACTTCTTTGGACTGAGTTCTGCTGGCTCTGGCGGCTTGCCCTCAGGTACCTCTGCAGCCCTACCTGccacccccagctccctgcaAATTCACCAGCGGCCCCGGGACAGCCTGGCAGGGACACGGAGAGGGGGGTGGCAGGGTGGGCAGCCCATCCGTCTCTGGCCCCAGTGAAGAGATGCCCAGCCAGATTGTCTGGCACGAGTCTGCGGTACAGCGGGTTGGGGTGGGGACTCAATGAATATTCTGTTTGGATGAATGCTGGATCAGGCCAAGAGCTCCACTCCTTGGGAACTGGGGAGCCGGTCTGGGGGTCCCTTTTCCAGAACTTGTGCCAGGAATTTTCCACTGGCTTTTCTGGACTTCCTTTTTGCCCCATCTTCCTGGCCACCCCGTCTCGAGGACAGCAACATCTCGGGGCACATGCCTGCCCCTTGGGTCATCCGGGCAGTGGTGCAGAATGGCAGGAGAAGCTGGCACAGAGAGGAACCAGCCAGTTGGTGCGGCTGGTCcccagtggaattctccagactcaAGTCTCCCTCACTTGTTTATTCGCTCAACAAGCACCCATTGAGCACCAGTGGGCACCAAGTTGCAGCCCAGGTCCGTGGGGACCCTCCTCACCGCCCCTCCCCTCTGGGAGTTGCAACACAGGGAACCCACCCTCAGGAGGGCCCTCCAgggcccaccccctccaccccctccctcctACCCCCATCCCAGGCCTCTGTGCCCGTCGGCCCAGGCCTCTGTGCTGTCACCACCTGctcacctgccccccacccccgggagaTGTGTGCAGCCTGAGGGTAGGACCTGATGTCAGCCCTGGACCCGGCATACAACAGGTGCCCAGTAAATGCCTGTGGGGTGAGCTGGGGAGGCCTAGCTGCAGGAAGGGAGTGGGCTGGGGGAGCATGAGGGGCGCAGGGTGGACCCAGGACAGAGAGCAGATGGGCGAGGGGCCTGGGGGacaccctcccctcacccctctgGCATTGCAGCTCAGATCCCAGCAGAGATGCCCCTCACCCAGGCCACCCTGTCTCCCCGCAGtctccctgcccccagtcctGGGACAGAGGTGAGTGAGTCAGCCAGGGGCCGTTCATGCTCGGGCGCCCCACCCTGGCCTTGTCTTTGGGTGGAGTGGGGCAGCAGGAGGGCACCTCTGGACCCAGGTTTGAGCTGCCTCCTGCCCGCCCCACCGAAGCAGGGGCCAGTGAGACACACCAGTGGTCCTTGGTACCGACCATCTCCAGGGAGTCTCACAGGCTCTTGGAAGCCctaacagcctgagaaggtgggCAGGCTCTGGGTGGGGGTGCAGGATGTGTGCTGGCTAAGCCGTGGGGTTGGGAGAAGCCCTGGTGGGCAGTCTGCCCGCTGAGGACCCGCATGGCAGGCCCTCCCAGCGCCCCGACTCACCCACCAGGCGCtaactccctctctctctcccccaaccTCGGGCTTCCCTCCCCCGCGGCCCCCATCCCCAGCCTCTGCAGGGTCAGTTTCAGCCTTCCCTTCAGCCTCCcccatttaaaaaggaaaattatttactCCTGGCTGAGTGGGGTTGTCATcgctgtgcatgggatttctccagttgcagcaagggAGGGCtgcagcttctcattgcagagcatgggctctagggtgcaagggCACAGTCATTGAGGCTCGTGGACTTAGTCGCTcaaaggcatgtaggatcttccaggaccaggggtcGAATaggtttcccctgcattggcaggtggattcctaaccactggacagccagggaagtccccagcctccctttcaaggtcctcctttctGGGCAGCCCTCGCTCGCTGCCCTCATCCCCTGCCAACATCAGGTGCCTCCCCTGGGCTCCCACCCACCCCGCACTTCTGACCCGGGTTGGTCCGTCGACTGGACTGGGCTCCGAAACGGGGTTCCCCTCTGGGTTCCTCCACTCACCAGCTGGGagaccttgggtaagtcactaACCTCCCTAAGTGGGCTCAGTTTGCTCACCTGcagaatgggaataataatagagACTTTGCAGATTAAAGGGGGTGGCTATTGTTGTtctcatggctgcagccaccatccacgGTGATTATAGAGCCcatgaagaggaaatctgtctctgcttctaccctttccccttctatttgccatgaagtgatggggtcagatgccatgatattagttttctttaatatttagttttaagttggctttttccactctcttccttcaccctcatcaataggttctttagttcctctttgctttctgccattagagtggtatcatctgcatatctgaggttgttgacgtttctcccgcctatcttgattccagcttgtaactcatccagcccggcatttctcatgctCTGCTCAGGGTggaggttaaacaaacagggtgaccgTGGACGGCCAGGCGCACGCCTTCTCAGTCCTGAACCAGTCAGTCGTTCCGTACggggttctaacttgcttcttgacctgcatacaggtttctcaggagacaggtgcgatggtctggtattcccatctctttaagagctttccacagtctgttatgatccacacagtcataggctttagCAGAGCTGATGAAAGAGTAGTTGCCAAGTcgggcctgactctttgcgacctcatggactgcagcacaccagacttccctgtccttcactatttcctggagtttgttcaaattcatgtccattgagttggtgatatcatccaaccatctcatcctctgtcatccccttctcctcctgccttcaatctttcccagcattggggtcttttccaatgagtcagttcttcacatcaggtggctaaagtattggagcttcagcttcagcttcagcatcagtccttccaatgaacaatcagggttgatttcctttaggatggactggtttaccTGCTGTTATGTCCATTCACAGTGAAGGCCAGCGCAAAGTTTGTGGATCAAATGATGGAACGTCAGAGATACACAGTTCATCTTGGAGAAAGCCCCACTCCTCCTGCTTGGGGTGCGGGTGTCTGGAAGGCAGATCGCAGGGTGGGAGCTCCGGGATCAGGCAGGCAGGCTACTCAGGGAAGCACCTGGATCCAACACCACCCCCGCTCCTTGGGCTCCCCCCCTCAAGCACTAGTCAGCAGTCCTCTGACCCCCAGTGAGGAGTGTGGGGGGGTGGTCCTGAGAGACCAGGGGCGGGGTGTGGGGCCTCCCAGCCCTCCGCAGGCAGCCACATCCGTCTCGGCCACCTGGACAGCTGGCTGCCCCGCCCGGGCGTCCCGGACATCCAGGTGAGATGAGTCCTCTGCTGCCCAGTGACAGGGCCCACAGGAGGGTGGACCCGGGACAGGCGGCTCCTGGGGGCCTGATTCATGGGCCTTCGGGAAGTGGGTTAACGGGATCCGGAGCCCCAGGCTGGGCCAGGTCTCCCACTGAGTCACAGGGCCCGTTAGGGAACGTCTGGCAGCCCCTCGCCAGCCCCCACCTCCCGGAGGCCCCAGGGCCTTCCCAACAGCCCACACCCAGCTTCCGGGCCTGCGGGGTCCAgtgcctcccttccccacccgGCGCCGGAACAACGTCCCTTTCAAGCTTGGGGGGGccttcctctgccccaccccccagtgAACGTCAAGGCCCAGCCTTGCCCCTGCAGAGCCCCGACGCAGGCCCCAGGCAGAGGGCCCAGCTGGAAGCCCACCCCCCAGACCCCTTAACGGCTTATTTCCTCCCCGAAGCCCCACCCCTCCCTGTGACCTACCGCCACTCACTCGGGGGACTGGTCCGACGGCATTCCGCCTCCCAGGATAAAACCTGGGGCGGCCTGCGGGGGAACCAGGCACTCCCGTCGGCGCGCCATGGTGGTTCCCGCGACTCCCCCCTTGCTGGGGGCGCCCTGCCTCCGGGTCCTGGCCTCCCTGTTGATTCTGGCTGCTCCAGGTGAGTCCTGAGGGCCTGCGGGCCCGGACCTTCCCCCCTGTCCACCCTGCTTCCTCCGGTCCTCCTGAGTCCCTCCTCTCCTCTACCCTGCTGTCTCGGCCTCTCTGTTTTGTTGTTtgcctgctctgagcctcagtttcccccgcAGCCGTGAGACTCACAGCAAACACTGCAGGTACACCTAGGCCCGGTCAGCGCTCAGGGCACTTGGCTCAGCTTCTTTACCCTCTTCCCTTCCACTCCTGTCTCCCCTGTCTCCTTGGTCCACTGCTGGGGAGGGCAGCATCCAGACCTGGGGCCTGTGAGGGGGTTCTCATGCTCACGCACCATGAGACCCATCCCCCAGACCTGGCCCCCCACAGCCCCCAGGGCACAGGCTGGACACGAAGCTACGGGGAGGCCGAGGCCGCCACTCACACAGAGCCTGAGGTGTCTGCCTGCCCTGCCCAGGCTCCGGGAAATGCCCCACCTGGCAGCATGACCCCGAGGCCCGGAAACTCAGCTACTGGGGAGGGTCGCCGGGCACGGGAGTGCCCCTCCACCGGCCtgaccctttctttctcttgcccTCAGCCACCCTAGATGCTGTCAAGACGGCTGGTGAGTCTGAGCtgacctcagggaagcaggggagggaggaagcctgAAGGGCAGGgcagtgtctgtgtgtctgtctgtggggGGCAGGTCAGGAGTGGGCAGTGGGGGCAAGAGAGGGTTTGAGCTGGAGAAGAAGGCACGCCAGAGAGGAGGCCCAGAGAGTCAAGGTGTAGAGGAgaggcggggtgtgtgtgtgtgtgtgtgtgtgtgtggagcggggggggggggggggggggggtgactgCGCTGCCCCAGCAGGTGAAAGGACCAGGGGACTAGATCACGGAGTGCCCAGCTCGGGGAGGGCAGAGGATGGAAGGGTCAGGGCGGGCAGGTGGCTGGGCCGGGTTGAAGGGAGAGCGGCGCACAGGCCTCGGTGTTTGAAGCGGGAAAGGGAGCTGGAAGGGGGACGGACGGCGCCCAGAGTGTGAcagaccacccccccaccccacccctgccgccAGGGCCGCCAGCCTGCGGGAAGCGCCTGCAGCTGAACCGGATCGTGGGGGGCGAGGACAGCTTGGACGCCGAGTGGCCCTGGGTCGTGAGCATCCGGAAGAACGGCACTCACCACTGCGCGGGCTCCCTGCTCACCAGCCGCTGGGTGCTCACGGCCGCCCACTGCTTCAAGGAGTATGTGCGCTCTGCCCACCCCTCCACTCGGGTTCCCGGACCCCAGGCTGCCCACCCAGCCCCGGTTTCCGGGCCTCCGCCCGGTCTTGGGTCCCTCAGGAGAGCTCCAGCTTCTGCCCAGAAGCCCCTTTGGCACGCAGCGAGTGTGTGCccagtcttgtctggctctttgtgaccccatggacgatagccctctgggctccaatgtccatgggatttcccagacaagaacaactggagtgggtagccattcccttctccaggggtttatcccgacccagggatcgaacccctgtctcctgcattgcaggcgggttctttaccactgagccaccagggaagccccccttttGCACTCTAGGGGCCTTCATGTGCGTGCCATTCCCCAGAAACCCTTCCCAGGCCCTTCCTGGCCACCCAGCAGTTCCTGGCTGATGCCACCCCCGCCCTCTTCCTTCTAGTAATCTGGACAAACCAACCCAGTTCTCTGTGCTGCTGGGGGCCTGGCAGCTGGGGAACCCTGGCCCGAGGTCCCAGGAGGTGGGTATCGCCTGGGCGCAGCCCCACCCTGTGTACTCCTGGAAGGAGGGCTCCCGTGCTGACATCGCCCTGGTGCGCCTGGAGCGCGCCATCCAGTTCTCTGAGCGCGTCCTGCCCATCTGCCTGCCTGACTCCACCGTCCAGCTCTCTTCGGACACCGACTGCTGGATTGCTGGCTGGGGGAGCATCCACGATGGAGGTGCGGCTTcttccggggtgggggtgggtggggacagagggtagcaaacactgggagatacAGGTCCCATGGGTGGCAAAGAACAGAGGGCAGGGGCTGAGCATGATCCAGAGCAAGAAAGATGGTCTGCAGCCCAGAGATGTGATGACCTAGAAACCAAGGTGGACAACTTCAGATCAGTTCTAGTTTAAAGGTAACTTTGGCTGTGTTCTGACTGCCAGATCAACCAAGCTATGAAATGATATAGGAAAGACTGATAGgtttctggggcttctcaggtatctcagtggttaaaaattcacctgccaatgcaggagacacaggagatgccagttcgatccctgggttggaaagatcccccggagaaggaaatggtaacctgctccagtattcttgcctggaaaatcccaaggacagaggagcctgaagggctacagtccatggggtcgcaaggagtcagacaccacttagtgactgaccaCAAACACACACTAGAGATTTCTATGGGGCCAAGCCCAACCGGGTGAATATGAGAACAGCCCTAAGATTCCAAATCATAAATAGGTGGCACCATGACACAATTGCAGGCAAAATTCCCAGGATAAAATGCAATCTCCGTAAAGGTAAAATATAATTGACAAACCAAGTCTGGAAGTTTGGAAAACCTCATCTAGAACACAAAGCAGATTAGAAAGTAAGAAGCAGAGAAgctgtaatgtgtgtgtgtgtgtgtgtgtgtgtgtgtgtgtgtgtgtgtaggagaggggggagagaggagagattaAGAAAGGACAAAATGTAAGAAAATGGGACTTTAACCAAATTTcagaagaattaagaaaaatgacACCATTTTGGGCATCTGGGGAATCCCACTGACACTGAAGTTTCAGCCAGCCTCCCCATGGTCATTCTTAGGGGCTCCTGGGAAAGCTGGATTTATGAACTGGGGAAAGTGACCAACCAACCCTAGGGTCTACAATCCCTCTAGGGGATGGGGAGGTCCTTCAAGTCCCAGTAACATTCAACATCCAGTGGCCATTAGTCTGTAGCAGTCCATGAGCTGGATAAAGTAGTGCCTGAGACCGGACAAGCAGGGTCATTGGTTTGAACCTTCTTGTGGGCATCAGAGATCTCATTAAAGATTCAGAATTTCAGGCTGCACGTTCCTTTAGGATTCAGTAGGTCCAGAGTGGAGTCCTGGAATTTGGGTTTTCTGCAGGCATCGTGGCCGAGTCTGACAGAGTTGATCCACTTACCCTTTGAGAAACGCAGCTAAGGAAAATGGAGGGGACTGAGGCCAGCAGGAGAGCCTCCCAAGCTGACTCTCTCTTCTCTGCTCCCAgtgcccctgccccaccctcagACCCTCCAGAAGCTGAAGGTCCCCATCATCGACTCGGCCACCTGCAGCCGCCTGTACTGGCGGGGAGCCGGGCAGGGCGCCATCACCGAGGACATGCTGTGTGCTGGCTACCTGGAGGGGGCGCGCGACGCCTGTCTGGTGAGCAGCCGCCCccttcccagccctgccccactcAGCGCCATCACCCTTGCCTTGCCGGGCCTCCGTCTAGAATCTGCCCTGACCTGGCAGTCCCCCTAGACAGAGAGATGCCTACAGAACCCAGCCCCAGCTTGGCTCGGCGGTTCTTGCCTTTGTTCATACATCAGACATGGTGAGCACCTACGGTGTGCCTGACCCCATTCTCAGGGAGCCGCATCCAAGGAGGCGGTGCTGTggtcctgccccccccccccccccccccacagcggGATACAGGGAGGAGGATGGCGGACTGTGGGACCTTGCACACCCGGTCTGGAGGATGGCGGACTGTGGGACCTTGCACACCCGGTCTGAGACACTCTTCTTTCTGACCCGTGGTTTCCTCATCAGTGAGGCAGATCACAACCCTCACTCCGTGCCTCCAGGGCTGTGAGGGAGACGGTCTAGGGCTAGGTTCTTCTCACCAGGAGTGAGCCTGGGAAGGGGGCGCTCCCTGCCCCGGGGGCGCTAGTTATGGCTCCGTAACCCCCAGGGTCTGAAGATATGGCCCGTCCGCCACCTGCTGCGGCGCGGGTGCTGGGCTCGGCCCACCCCTTGGCCCATGCGGGCCCCTCACCTTCCTTCCTCTCCGCAGGGCGACTCCGGAGGCCCCCTGATGTGCCAGGTCGAGGGCACCTGGCTGCTGGCGGGCGTCATCAGCTGGGGCGAGGGCTGTGCGGAGCGCAACCGGCCTGGGGTCTACATCAGTCTGGCCGCCCATCGCTCCTGGGTGCAGAGGATCGTGCAGGGGGTGCAGCTCCGCGGGCGCTCGCAGCAAGGCGGGCCCGCAGGCCGTCggggctgggccctgggggcGCGGCGCCCTCGCCGGGCGGAGAGGCACCACACGGACTAGGGACCCGTGGAGACCTCGCGCCTTCTCCTCCGTTGTAAATAAGCCGTCTACCTCTGGGGGGCGCCCGCGACCCGGCGCCGGATCGCCTCCGCgggaggccccgcccctccccgggcTCAGGCCCCGCCCCCTAGGCCCGGAGCGCCTTTCTGTATATACATGTCAATGCTTTTTACAGTTATTTGTAACCGCACCCAGGTATCTTATTTATTCCTCCAActtcaataaattatttattccCCTCTCtgagtcgttcagtcgtgtccaacactttgcgaccccaagcccgccaggctcctctgtccatgggattctccaggcaagaatactggagtggtttgccgtttccttctccaggggatcttcccgacccatggatccaacctgggccgccagcattgcagacagattctttaccgtctgagccaccagggaaacccatttattgattatttattcCCCAGTTCCTgttttttccccctgggtatGGGGGACACTGGTCAGCAGGGGTCCAGTTGGGGTTAAAATGGGGGCAGGCAGGTAGGAGTTTGGATGGTGGCCTGGCCAGGGAGCCAGATGTCCTACCCACCTAGGAGTCAACATCCTGACCTCCGACCTTTGCACTGTCCTTTCATAACCCCCTCCCACCAGGGAGGCCAGCTGGGAGAGGAGACATGCAGTCCAGCTCTGTCACCTGAAAGTTAGGTGGGGGCTGCAGGGCCAGGCAGGCCCACGATCTGCCTGTTGAATTTCTGAAATGGGGCTGGCTGGGAGAACCCCCCAAACACACAAGAGAGTGGGGTGTCCCCCTCCGCCCACCCCGCAGAACCAGCTGTCTCAGATTTGGGCTGAGGCAGCCAGGGCTCCCAGAAGCTGAGTCACCGAGTGACTCAGTGCCAGCTCTCTGAATCCTCCCTCAGAAGGACGGAGGAGAAAAACAACGAGACGGCAGGTCTCCGCTTGGGGGACGGGGGGAGCCCTGAGTCACCTCAGCTGCCCCCACGGGTGGGGCTGGGAGCCCAGTCCTAGGCCACCAGGCGGTCTGCCTGGGACCAGCTAATGTCACGCAGGCTCCCCTTTCCCACCGCCTGCCCTTCTTCCCAGGGCCCGGGAGGCCGAACTCTTTCTGGGACCCTGTGCCAGCCCCACCCAGGCTTCCCAGCGTGCAGAGAGAGGGCTGGGTGGTTGGTTTGATGAGTATGTGCGAGAGACTTTTTCCAACAGGAAGACATGTAGGCCCAGctgtgcaggagacagagacgcGTGGCTGCCTCAGGGTCACCAGTGAAAACCGTCAGTGCAGTGGACTTGAGAAGGCAGTGCCAGTGTGGTTGGTAGGTAGGTACCCTTTACTGGCAGCACTGTTTTTAGacttttgttcatattttatcacCCCCATGttaatactgggcttccctggtgactcagtggtacagaatctgggtgcaatgtaggagacacaggaggctcaggttcaatccctgggttagcaggaaagtcccctggaggaaggcatggcaacccaccccagtattcttgcctggagaatcctatggacagaggagcctggcaggctgcagtcagtccatggggtggaaaagagtcagacacgattgagtcaACTTGGCACCCACTCACGCATCTGGTTAATATCAGATTGAGATAAATGCTGTGGGGTTGGTCTTATTAACacacactgggacttccctgttggcccagtagttaagaatccgccttcccgtgcaggggacttgggtttgatctgtggCTGGGGAAccaggattccacatgcctcggggcaactaagcccacatgttgcaactaccGAGCCCAAACGTTCTAGAGCCGTGTGCTGCAGCTAGGGAGGCCCGCACGTTACAGTGGAGATCCTGCGTGTCACCAGTGAGGCCTGATACAGccagataaagaaagaaatattaggCAAATAAACAAGTGCTAACCTGGCCTGGGAAGCGAGCAGGTGGCTCAGGTGTGGCCCCTTCCCTCTGTGACCTGGTCCCTCTTTGTCGCCACGCTTCCCTTGTCCCCTTACCCGCCTCTCTGGACTCAGTCCTCCGCCACCTCATCCGttgccctcctccctgcctcggTTTTCCCCCTGTCCTCCAGGCTCTCCCTCTGCTCCTTGCTCCCCCACGCCCTGTCCCCTCACcctttctctgtctccatctctgctCTCTGGCCCCTGGCTCCTCATGCCTCTGTTTCCCCCACACCCTGTCCCTTgccaccctccacccctgcctcCGATGCCGTCCCAAGCGAAGCCCCCGAGAAGGCCACACCTTTGAGCCCCCTTGGTGGCAGACTCCGTTGGTTGGCTAAGGCAAAACCCATTCCAATGCCCCTCCCTTGCGTCCTCTACCAAAGAGACTGGAAAAGCTGGATGCTCCCTTCCAAAGTCTCCTGCAAGGTCACCATGGAAGCAGACATCCGATGGGTGGTTTCTTGGgaagactttgttgttgttgtcgttttttttaattcagctgGCATGATCCTTTCCCACCATCCTCCTTCTAAGATGCAGATGTAATACCTAGCCTTTAGCAGCCATCTTATCACCATGAGGCTACAAATTGATGTGCTAAATTGGCAGTGAACAAAGATTCAGAAGCTGCAGGTGTAAGGatgtggttgagaatctgccccTATCCCAGATAGCCGTCTCTATCCTTCTTGTGTGCTATTAAGCCACTGCTGGTCAGATATTCTTTTACTGAAGCTAAATGCTTTTGTAACTGATATACCAGTGTCAGATCCTCTGTTTTtgaatagttttatatttacagaaaaattttggCTTTTTACAGAAgactctttttgttgttttggaaACAGATTATAAAGGTTTTGAGCTCACAGCTGCCCACAAGAGCTTTGGACCTTCAGGGGGTGCCCCCGTtagtttcaggttttcatgtCATGCTTACTCAAGAGCAGATGATCAAGTCTTTTTGAGAATCCACCTAGCAATGCAGGGGAGGCAggttcagggcaactaagcccccacacagccaaataaaaagtaagtaaataaataaatattaaaagagcaagtctttttttttctctccctttcctgctCAAAACATCCCAGTCAATGCTGCAGCCAGAGGTGGCAACTGAAGGAATTTCATCATTGCCCCTGTTGACGGTGCCCTTATGAGCTCACCAGTCTCCAGGCCAAGGGCAACATCTCCCCAAGCTCCCCAGACTGCCTTGGGAGTGTGGGATTCTACATGAAGGTGGAGAGAATGGTTTTTCCCAGCTTTGAGCCAAACTTTGCTACCAGTGCCCAGGTGGTTGTGCTCATAGCATCACAAAGTTGCTCACGGGAACTATGACTGGGCTGTGAGTAGGACCTTCAAAGCCTGCAACCTTAGACCTCACGTGACGACACCAGGCAGACTGGCAGTGAGCTAGTGAGTAAGAGCGAAACCAGGGCACGGGGGAGGGCAGCGTGTGTCACTGTGGGGGCCGAGTTCATCTGCATCACCTCTTGGCCTTGACCCCATGGGCCCGTGGGTCTGATTTCCTGTCGGCAGCTATGAAATAATCACACACAGGCAAACCAGGGCAGATATCAGTTTTCAGGGACACAGTTGTCTCAATTcatgccaagtggggaataatcACTTTCACAGAACATAGTCTATTTTActggttcttcctctttttctcacCCTCTCCGTGGTGGATGCCCCAACATcagtgctggggcttctctgctccTTTACCTCCTTGTATCCCTGGGTGATAGCATCTGGTTTCTCGGTTCTGCACACCACCCGTAAAGGTGACTCCAGAGTTCTCTCCCGCCATGTCCACTCAAATACTCAACACCCCCTTGTACATATCATATCATATAGCCATCTCAACCTTATTATGACTCCAAACAAATCCCAATATTCCC encodes:
- the PRSS22 gene encoding brain-specific serine protease 4, encoding MVVPATPPLLGAPCLRVLASLLILAAPATLDAVKTAGPPACGKRLQLNRIVGGEDSLDAEWPWVVSIRKNGTHHCAGSLLTSRWVLTAAHCFKDNLDKPTQFSVLLGAWQLGNPGPRSQEVGIAWAQPHPVYSWKEGSRADIALVRLERAIQFSERVLPICLPDSTVQLSSDTDCWIAGWGSIHDGVPLPHPQTLQKLKVPIIDSATCSRLYWRGAGQGAITEDMLCAGYLEGARDACLGDSGGPLMCQVEGTWLLAGVISWGEGCAERNRPGVYISLAAHRSWVQRIVQGVQLRGRSQQGGPAGRRGWALGARRPRRAERHHTD